The window GAGTCGCCGGGCCGGGTAGCTCGTACCAGGTTGACGGCATACCCGATCACATGCTCCGATACGGGAATCTTTCGCACCACTTCCTGAAGATGAATCACGGCATTTTTATCAATCACAACCTGAGGCTCCGCACCCCCTGAAACAGTGGTCCGGGAGATCACCGTGATCTCCTCGTCCCGGGTCGGGTAATCCACGAAAATATTGAACATAAACCGGTCAAGCTGGGCCTCAGGCAACGGATACGTCCCCTCCTGCTCAATCGGATTCTGCGTGGCCAGGACAAAGAAAGGCTTGTCGAGCTTATAGACTTCCTTGCCCACACTGACCTGCTTCTCCTGCATCGCTTCCAGCAAAGCCGCCTGCGTCTTCGGCGGCGTCCGGTTAATTTCATCCGCCAGCAGCATATTGCAGAAAATGGGCCCCTGCATGAACCGGAACTCCTTTTGCTGGGTCACCCGATCAGTCTCCAGCACCTCGGTGCCGGTAATATCGGAAGGCATCAAGTCGGGCGTAAACTGGACGCGCTTGAACTTCATATCCAGAACCTTGGCGATGGTATTAACGGTCAGCGTCTTGGCCAACCCCGGCAAGCCGATCAACAAGGCATGTCCGCCAGCAATGATGCACATCAAAATTTCATTGAGCACATCTTCCTGACCGATAATGACCTTACCCACTTCCTTGCGAATAGCATCCATGGATTGTCGC of the bacterium genome contains:
- a CDS encoding MoxR family ATPase produces the protein MMATADDLKLVEQMRQSMDAIRKEVGKVIIGQEDVLNEILMCIIAGGHALLIGLPGLAKTLTVNTIAKVLDMKFKRVQFTPDLMPSDITGTEVLETDRVTQQKEFRFMQGPIFCNMLLADEINRTPPKTQAALLEAMQEKQVSVGKEVYKLDKPFFVLATQNPIEQEGTYPLPEAQLDRFMFNIFVDYPTRDEEITVISRTTVSGGAEPQVVIDKNAVIHLQEVVRKIPVSEHVIGYAVNLVRATRPGDSMAPELTKKYVSTGAGPRAGQFLVLAAKARAVLEGRIHVSCNDIRSAAMPVLRHRILTNFAADSEGLKSVDIVKRLLSEIKEPGAETYEPAKPAKKK